The Streptomyces sp. NBC_01298 genome contains the following window.
CCTCCGTCGAGGCCGCGGTGACGGTGACCCGTACGTCCTGGCCGGTCAGTTCCGCCTTCAGGGGCGCGCCGGGGGTGATCTCCACGAGCCACCCGGTCTTCCCCTGGCCACCCGGCGCGGGCGCGTCCGCGCCGGGCTGCGCCGGTCCGGGCGCGGAGCCGGGCTCGGAGCGCTTGTCGGAGACGAGCGTGACCTGCCCCGTCGCGGACAGGCCGCTCAACTCGGAGTAGATCTCGGCCGCGCGTCCCGCCTGGATGAGGTCCTTCTGGTGCTCGGGGACGTACGCCTGCACCACCAGCTTGCCCGCGGACAGCGTCATCGCGGTGCCGGTCGCCTCGGCGCCCACCTTCGCGACCACCGAGTCCACCCGGGCGGGGAAGCTCTGCAGGAACACCACTTCGGCCGCGGGCAGTTTGGGCCCGGCGGCCGCTTCGGCGGCGGCGAGCTTCTTCTTCGCCTCGGCCAGGTCCTCCTGCGCCCTGCGCACGGCCTTCCCGCCGTCACCGGCGGCCGGGCGTACGGGTTCCACTGCTTCGGTGCTCGGCGCGGTGCTCGGCTTGCCACTCGGTGTGGCGCCGGGCTTCGCCCCCGGCTTCGCCCCAGGCCTCTCCCCCGGCTTCGAGGCCTCCGCCTGCGCGCTACGGGCGTCCTCCAGCGCCCGCTGGGCGGCGGTGACCTGGCTCCGGGCCTCCGCGACCGGGTCGCCCTCGGCGGCGTTCGCGGATACCGGGCTGTAGCCGACGGCCTTGTAGAAGGAGTTGAGCGCAGCCTTCGTACCGGCCCCGAAACTACCCGCGGCGTCGGGTCCCGACGAGTGACCGAGCGCCTTCAGTGCCCTCTGCAGCTGGGCGATGTCGTCGCCGGTGGCACCCGGGCTCAGGTCGCGGTAGACGGGCAGGCTGCCCTCCAGGACGAACACGGGCCGCCCGGAGACCTCCATCAGGACCTGCCCGGGTTTCACGGTGTCCCCCGGCCGGACCCGCAGCTTGGTGATGACGGGACGCGCTGCGCCCACCCCGGCGGTCACCTGGGGAATCACCTCGACCGTCTGACCCGCGACGACCTGGCCACGGGTGATGACGGACGAGGTGAGCACCCGGTGCTCCACCGCCGCGGTCAGCACATCGGCCCGGGGCGCGGCGGCGTCCGCGGCGACCTGCGCCGGCGACTTCACGAGCAGCGCCGCCCCCAGCCCGCCGAGCGTGGCGATCACGGCCCCCACGGCCACGGCGGCCAGCCACCGCCTCCGTCCGGCCGTACCGCTCGCCGCATCCACCGTCTCAGCGGTCACGGCCATCTCAGCTGTCTCGGCCGTCTCAGCTATCTCAGCCGTCTCGGCCGCATCAGCCGTCTCGGCCGCATCAGGTATGTCCGACTGCGGCACAGCCGCGCATCCGGGCACGGCCCGACGAACGAGCATGGAGACTCCGATGAGCGTGAGCGGGATGGACTGCCCCGGGCGTCGCTCCGGCGTCGCCCGGCGGCACCACCGGAGGCGGACCGGGGCATGGGCCTGCCGGCGCTTTTCCGGGCCGAGCGCCCAAAGAATAAGTCGTAGGGACGGGTACGTCCACCGTCCCACCGGGCATGGACAGTCGACTTCCGGCCGTGATCCACTTCGGCTGTTTTCCGGTGATCCCGACGATTTCGACGATCAATTCAGCTCATCGGGACGGCACGTGAATGCGTCTCAGGCGACACGGCGAAGCCCCGGCCGGTGGCCGGGGCTTCGCCGTACGAGAGCCGGGGTCAGTCCTCCGCAACCTCGCCCGTGCCGCGGTGGCCGAGGCCGGTGCGCTCCGTGGTGGGGATGCGGCCCAGCCGGCCGGCCTGGAAGTCGTCGAACGCCTGCTGCAGCTCGTGCTTGCTGTTCATCACGAACGGCCCGTAGTGCGCCATCGGCTCCCGGATCGGCCGTCCGCCGAGCAGGACGATCTCCAGCCCGGGGGCGTTGGAGTCCTGGCCCTCGTCCGCGCGCAGGGTCAGCGAGCCGCCCTCGCCGAAGACGGCGGTCTGCCCGGTCTGGATGGGCCGCCGGTCCTCGCCGACCGAGCCGCGCCCGGCCAGTACGTACGCCAGGGCGTTGAAGTCCTCGCGCCACGGGAGGGTGATCTGCGCGCCGGGTGCGACCGTTGCGTGGATCATCGTGATCGGGGTGTGGGTGATGCCGGGGCCCTGGTGGCCGTCCAGCTCACCGGCGATGACGCGGAGCAGGGCGCCGCCGTCCGGGGTGGAGAGCAGCTGGACCTGGCCGCCGCCGATGTCCTGGTAGCGCGGGGGCATCATCTTGTCGGAGGCGGGGAGGTTCACCCACAGCTGGAGGCCGTGGAAGAGCCCGCCGGACACCACGAGCGACTCCGGCGGAGCCTCGATGTGGAGCAGGCCGCTGCCGGCCGTCATCCACTGGGTGTCGCCGCCGTTGATGACTCCGCCGCCGCCGTTGCTGTCCTGGTGGACGAAGGTTCCGTCGATCAGGTAGGTGACGGTCTCGAAGCCGCGGTGGGGGTGCCAGGGGGTGCCCTTGGGCTCGCCCGGCGCGTACTCCACCTCGCCCATCTGGTCCATCATGATGAACGGGTCGAGGTACTGGTAGTTGATCCCGGCGAACGCACGGCGCACCGGGAATCCCTCGCCTTCGAAGCCACCCGGGGCGGTCGTGACGGCCAGCACCTTGCGGGCGGTCGTCTCCTGGGCCGGCTCCCCGACGCGCGGGAGCGTCAACGGGTTCTCCACAGTCACTGCAGGCATGGTCGGAACCTCCTTCTGGCGTCGAGTTTAGTTGAAACCCGAACTTTCTGCCACCCGACAGAACAGAAGGAGCCCCGGGGGAATTCCCCCGGGGCCCGTTGCTCAGTGTGCGCCGGTCGCTCAGCCGCTGCAGGACGGAGCGGGGTAGCGGCACAGCTGCGCCGTGGCGGCCTGGGCCGGAGCCGCGGCGAGGACGCCCACGCCCACCGCCAGGGCCACCGTGGCCAGGACCGCACCCGCCTTCGCGCGGAGCGCCTTGCGGGTGGTGGAAGTCGTACGGGTCATCGCTGTCTCCTCAGGTCGAGATCCGGATCGGAATCGAGCGGGGCCGTGGGGGACCCCCCGTGCGTCCCCCGCAGCCGCAGGGCCTACGGCTGGATCGAGACCGAGTTGAACGGGGTCATGTCGATCACCAGCGACTGTCCCGGCCACAACGCGTAGTCACAGTCGGTGCCGTTGGCGGCCCGGCACAGCCAGATCTTCCAACCGTCGGTCTGGCTGTTCGTGACCCGGTAACTGCCGTTGTAGAAGTAGATCTTGTAGACGCCCTTGTTCTGCCACGCGTTGCGGACCACGTCGTACTGGCTGGTGCCCCAGTGGATGCAGGCGAAGTAGGTCGGGCAGGTGGTCGCGGCCTGCGCAGGCGATGCCGCCAAGACCCCCGTACCCAGCGCCATCACCCCCGTGGCCGCCACTGCCGCGAGCTTCGTACGTAAGGACGTACGTGCCATCACAGTCCCCCTGTCAGTAGGAGCGGGTTTCCCCCGCAGCACTGATATTCGGGACTCCCGGCCGCCGCCGCGATCCTTTCGGGTACCGCCGAAACCTGCGCTCAGCCGTCATTCCCCGGGACAACCGGAGGCCCCGGACGAGCGTCCTCATGATCGACATCGTTGATGCGTACGGACCTCCGCACGCCGCAGGACAGGAGATCGATCGGTGACCATCTCGACGGACGGGGCCGACGGCGCGGAGCCGGCCACCGAGCCCGCGAACCCGCGGGCCGTGCTCGCCGCACTCGGCTGGTCCGGCGCCGTCACGGCCGTGGTCGTGGCCGTCGGGTACGCCACCTACCGGTGGCCGGCCACCGGTCTCCCGCTGGAGCCGCTCCCCGGCTCGCCGTGGGCCTACCTCGCCACCTGGGGCGCCCTCTGCCTGGCCCTGTGCATGCTGCTGCGCTGGTCGACGGGGTTCGAGGGCGTGGAGGGCGGTTCCCAGGCCATCGGAGCCCTGGCCTTCGCGGGCGTCCGGACCTCCCTGGCCCACCGCCCCGACCTCGCGCTCCTGTGGGCGTACGGCGGCCTCGCCATCGCGCTGGCCGCGGGGGCGGCGGCCTTCTGGCGGCTCCGCCACCACCGCTCCTGAGACACGTCGCCGAAGCGCTCAGCCGCCGCTGTGGAGGAGGTCCACGCCCAGGGCCGTCGCCGAGTGCAGGACGGCCTTGCCGTCGCGGGCCGTGGTGATCAGGCCCGCCGCGCGCAGGGTGCGGGTGTGCTCCGAGACCGACGGGAGGCTGATGTCGAGGTCGCGGGCCAGCTCGGAGGTGGTCCGCTGCTGGACCAGCAGCTGGAGCACCGCCGCCCGGGTCCGCCCCAGCAGCGCGTCCAGCGCGCCGTCCGCCCGGTCCGGGGACACCAGGGGGAGGGGGGTCAGCGCCGGGTAGAGGAGTACGTACGTCCCGTCCGGGGTGTCGTCCAGCAGCGGGCGGCCCGTCCAGAACGGCGAGGGCATCAGGACCAGCCCGCGCCCGCCGAGCCGGACCTCGTAGTCCGGCGGCCGGCCCACCTCGAAGACCAGGCCCGACCAGTCCGCCGCCGGGTGCGTGCTCGCCAGGCAGGCCTTGATCCCGTGGGCCGCCAGCAGCCGGGTCCGCCAGGCCACGTCCGCCTGGAAGGACTGCCGGATGCGCGGCCACTGCGGGGCGATCAGCACGTCGTACGCGGACCGGATCGCGGAGTCGAGCTGCTGCCAGGCCTCCCGGTCCTGCCCCCACAGGGCCCGCAGCCAGGACGGGGACCCGGGCGCGCGGGTGGCGGCGCGGGCCAGCCCCTCGGGCGTGAGGAAGGGGACCCGGTCCCGGATGACGCTGAGGCCCTCCTCCAGGCTGCGCGCGTACGGCTCCACGAAGTGGGGGTTGTCGCCGTCGGGGCGCAGGAGGTCGAACAGCGGCCGCACCCGCCCGGGCAGCTCCCGCGCGGCGAGGCTGCGCCAACGGCCGAAAACCGCCTGCTGGTCCGTGCGCTGCGATGCGACGAGCGCGAGGGCCAGCTCCACCAGGGGCAGCGGCTCGCTCGCGAAGGTGACGTTGAGCAGGTCCTCGGCCTCGAAGTGCACGCGCAGCATGTCAGCCCCCCGGCCTCGGCCTTTAGCCGTACATGCGGCGCATGGCGAAGTCGACCATCTGCTCGACCGCCTTCGCGTCGAAGACCATCCGGTGGTCGCCCTCCATGTCGAGGACGAAGCCGTAGCCGGTGGGCAGCAGGTCGATCACCTCGGCGCCGGTGATCACGAAGTACTTGGACTCCTTGCCGGCATAGCGGCGGAGCTCCTTGAGCGTGGTGAACATCGGGATGACCGGCTGCTGGGTGTTGTGCAGCGCGAGGAAGCCTGGGGTGTCGCCGCGCGGGCAGTAGACCTTCGAGGAGGCGAAGATCTGCTGGAAGTCCTCGGCGGACAGCGACCCGGTCGTGAAGGCGCGTACCGCGTCCGCGAGGGAGGGCGGCGAGGGCTCGGGGTACAGCGGCGGCTGTTGCTGCTGCGCGTAGCCCTGCTGGGGCTGGGCGTAGCCGCCCTGCTGCCCCGCGCTCACGTTCTGGTCATAGCCGTACATGGCCCGAAGCCTACCGAGGCGATGACCCGGCGGGACGACGAGTTCCGGTCAGTGGACCGAAGTGGGCCTCTCGCCCGGCGAGGGGAGGGCCCGGCCTCGGCCTTGCAGCGCGGAAGGGAGCGATTCCGGTCAGCCCACCGCCCGCCTGGACTCTGTGCCCCACGGGGGCGGTGCTGTAGCGAGGTGGCCGCGCTCAAGGCGCCGTGCGTGGTTGCCACTTCCATAATCCTCGGCTGCGGCTTCGATCATCTTCAGGGACGCCTCGGGCGGTAGCGCGAACGCCCGGAGGCGGTCGTACGCCTTCTGGTACTGCACCACAACGCCTGGGTCGTCGATCATCTGGCCGCTGTACGTGCTCTCCATGTACACGACCGGCGGAGCATCGCTGAAGCTCATGAAATGGGTCGACCCCATCATGAAAGGGTGCGCACCGGCATTGCACGGCAGGATCTGCGGAATGTAGCGGCGCCGTCGGGCCACAGCAGCCACG
Protein-coding sequences here:
- a CDS encoding peptidoglycan-binding protein, producing the protein MAVTAETVDAASGTAGRRRWLAAVAVGAVIATLGGLGAALLVKSPAQVAADAAAPRADVLTAAVEHRVLTSSVITRGQVVAGQTVEVIPQVTAGVGAARPVITKLRVRPGDTVKPGQVLMEVSGRPVFVLEGSLPVYRDLSPGATGDDIAQLQRALKALGHSSGPDAAGSFGAGTKAALNSFYKAVGYSPVSANAAEGDPVAEARSQVTAAQRALEDARSAQAEASKPGERPGAKPGAKPGATPSGKPSTAPSTEAVEPVRPAAGDGGKAVRRAQEDLAEAKKKLAAAEAAAGPKLPAAEVVFLQSFPARVDSVVAKVGAEATGTAMTLSAGKLVVQAYVPEHQKDLIQAGRAAEIYSELSGLSATGQVTLVSDKRSEPGSAPGPAQPGADAPAPGGQGKTGWLVEITPGAPLKAELTGQDVRVTVTAASTEGKALVVPITAISSGADGRTTVTVLEASGVRRRVEIRAGTAGDGFVAVTPVADGTLAGGDRVITGVAREKASP
- a CDS encoding pirin family protein, whose product is MPAVTVENPLTLPRVGEPAQETTARKVLAVTTAPGGFEGEGFPVRRAFAGINYQYLDPFIMMDQMGEVEYAPGEPKGTPWHPHRGFETVTYLIDGTFVHQDSNGGGGVINGGDTQWMTAGSGLLHIEAPPESLVVSGGLFHGLQLWVNLPASDKMMPPRYQDIGGGQVQLLSTPDGGALLRVIAGELDGHQGPGITHTPITMIHATVAPGAQITLPWREDFNALAYVLAGRGSVGEDRRPIQTGQTAVFGEGGSLTLRADEGQDSNAPGLEIVLLGGRPIREPMAHYGPFVMNSKHELQQAFDDFQAGRLGRIPTTERTGLGHRGTGEVAED
- a CDS encoding ArsR/SmtB family transcription factor, with product MLRVHFEAEDLLNVTFASEPLPLVELALALVASQRTDQQAVFGRWRSLAARELPGRVRPLFDLLRPDGDNPHFVEPYARSLEEGLSVIRDRVPFLTPEGLARAATRAPGSPSWLRALWGQDREAWQQLDSAIRSAYDVLIAPQWPRIRQSFQADVAWRTRLLAAHGIKACLASTHPAADWSGLVFEVGRPPDYEVRLGGRGLVLMPSPFWTGRPLLDDTPDGTYVLLYPALTPLPLVSPDRADGALDALLGRTRAAVLQLLVQQRTTSELARDLDISLPSVSEHTRTLRAAGLITTARDGKAVLHSATALGVDLLHSGG
- a CDS encoding SseB family protein codes for the protein MYGYDQNVSAGQQGGYAQPQQGYAQQQQPPLYPEPSPPSLADAVRAFTTGSLSAEDFQQIFASSKVYCPRGDTPGFLALHNTQQPVIPMFTTLKELRRYAGKESKYFVITGAEVIDLLPTGYGFVLDMEGDHRMVFDAKAVEQMVDFAMRRMYG